The following nucleotide sequence is from Myxococcus stipitatus.
GCGTCTGGCTGTCCACGCCCGCGTGGCGGTCCTGGAGGCTGCTCTGGGGCAGGCGCCGGTTGGCCCACGCCAGCACCGCCGCCGTCAGCTCGGGGGCCAGCGCGCGGCCCCACACGGCCAGCCGCGTGGGCAGCCCCACCAGCACCTCCGCGTCGCCCCGCCGCACGGCGGCGAGGATGATGCGCGCGGCGCGCTCGGCGCTCACGGACATGCCCGGCAGTGAGTCGCTCACGGAGAACCACGCGTATTCGGCCTCGTGGTTGCCCTTGAAGCGGGCGTTGAGCGGGCTGCCGGTGCGCATCAGGCCCGGGCACACCGTCGTCACCCGGATGCCGTCCTGGCGCAGCTCCGCGCGCAGCCCGTCCGACAGGCCCACCAGCGCGAACTTGCTGGCCGCGTAGGGCACCAGGTGCGGCACCGCCACGCGCCCGCCAACGGAGGCGATGTTGACGATGCGCCCCTCTCCGCGCCGCTTCATCTCCGGCAGCACCGCCAGCGTGGTGTGCAGCGCCCCCCACAGGTGCGTGTCCACCGCCTCGCGGAAGTCCTCCAGCGTCATCGACTCCAGCGGCCCCACCTGGATGACGCCCGCGTTGTTGACGAGCACGTCCACGCCGCCCCAGCGCTCGTGGACCGCGGAGACCGCGGCCTCCACGCTCACCTGGTCGCGCACGTCGCAGGGCAGGGCGAGCACCTCGCCTCCCTCCCGCTCGAGCTCGTCGCGGGCGCGCTGGAGCGACTCCTCCTCCCGGCCGCACAGGGCCACGCGCGCGCCCTGCCTCACGAGCTGGCGCGCGAGCACCAGCCCCAGGCCGCGCGTGCCTCCGGTGATGAGCACGTCGCGGCCCTGGAACGAATAGCGGGTGCGGCGCAGCGCCCGGCCCAGCCCCAGCGCCACGCCGACGCCGGCCGCCACCAGCGTGCCCGGGGTGAAGCGCCGCGCCCGTCCATCCTTGCGCCTGTCAGCCATGGGGAGCTCCTTCGCGTCGCGTGGGTGGGGTGTTCAGTGCGCGGGGGCGGGGGCCGCCGCGGAGGTGTCGTACTGCGTGAAGCGCTCCAGCGCGGGGCGCAGCCGCCGGGCGGCGCCCTTGCCGCACAGGTGGTGGCGCAGCCGGCCGTCGGCGTCGAAGAGGAGCCAGGCGGGGGTCTGCTTCACGCCGTACGCCTGGGCCATGGAGCCGTCGTCCACGGCGATGGGGTAGGTCAGGCCGTGCTCGCGCGCGAAGGACTCCACCGCGTTGGTGTCGCGCAACTCCCTGGCGGAGTGGGTGACGTCCACGCCGATGACGCGCAGGCCCCGGGGCCCGAACTCCCGCCGGAAGCGCTCGAGCGAGCCGAAGTCGTTGGTGTCCGCGTCCGCGCTCATGGAGAAGAAGTGGAGCAGCACGGGCAGCTCGTCCAGCTCCGAGACGTGGACCGGGGCGTTGATCCACCCGCCATCCGGGTCGAGCAGCGTGAGGGGGATGTCGTGCGTGGGCATGCGGGCTTCCTCGAAGGGTTGGGCTTCATCCCAAGGTCGCCTCTGAAGCTATGCATCCGCCGGAGCGCCCCGGACGTCCGGGAGCGCCGGGTCGTCCGCCCGCCGGGACGCGGGGGAGGGGCGGCGTGGCGCTGGACGCCCGGTCGGGGAGAGGGCAGACACTCACCCCATGCGCATCCCCGACTTCAAGCTGGAGCGGTACTTCGCGCGCTGGGAATTCTCCGCGCCCTACCTGCTGTGCTCCTCGGACATCGAGGGCTGGAGGATGAAGGACCTGCTGGCGCTCGCCGACGCGGACGCCCAGGCGCGCTGGGAGGCGCTGACGCTCGGCTACACGGAGTCCACCGGGCTGCCCGCGCTGCGCGAGGAGATCGCCGCCCTGTACCCCGGCCTCTCGGCGGACCACGTGCTCACCTTCGCCGGCGCGCAGGAGGCCGTGTTCGTCCTGATGAACGTGCTGCTGGGCCCAGGCGACCACGCGGTCGTCACCTGGCCGGGCTACCAGTCCCTGTACGAGGTGGCGCGGGCGACGGGCGCGGACGTGACGCTGCTGCCCCTGCGAGCCGAGGAGGGGTGGGCGCTGGACCTGGAGGCCCTGCGCCGCGCGCTGACGCCGCGCACGCGCGTGGTGGTGGTGAACTTCCCGCACAACCCCACCGGCGCGCTGCCGGACCGCGCGACGTTCGAGGCGCTGTGCGCGCTGTGCGACGAGCGCGGCATCCACCTGCTGTCCGACGAGGTGTACCGCCTGCTGGAGTACGACGTCCGCGACACGCTCCCGCCCGCCGCCTCCGTGTCGCCGCGCGCCTTCAGCCTGGGCGTCATGTCCAAGGCCTTCGGCCTGGCCGGCCTGCGCGTGGGGTGGCTCGCCAGCCGCGACGCGGACGTGCTGCGCCGCTGCATGGCCTACAAGGACTACACGACCATCTGCAACGGCGCGCCCGTGGAGGTGCTCGCCCTCATCGCCCTGCGCGCCAAGGCCCGCGTGCTGGAGCGCAGCCGCGCGCTGCTCGCCGGCAACCTCGCGCTGCTGGACGCCTTCTTCGCGCGGCACGCGGACACCTTCCAGTGGGTGCGCCCGCGCGCGGGCAGCGTCGCCTTCCCGCGCCTGCTCCGCGACGAGCCCGTGGCCCGCTTCACCCAGGCGCTCGTCGACCGCGAGGGCGTGCTGCTGCTGCCCGGCGACGTCTACGACTTCCCCGGCAACCACTTCCGGCTGGGCCTGGGCCGCGCCAACCTCCCGGACGCCCTCTCTCGCCTGGAGCGTTTCGTTTCCGACACACTCCGCGCCGGCCATTGATGCGGCACGTCGTCCCCTTCGACGCCCCGTCCCAGAGGGCGACGCGACGCGTCAGGGTTCGCCCGGGGTGCGGGGTTTCCGTGTCCTCGACCTTTTACACCCCGCCGCCCTAGAGTGAGCGCTCCCCTGACAGGTCCCCCACCCGGCAGGGCTCTTCCCCACCTCGAGATGGAGGCGCTCAAGATGAAGAAGCTGATCGGCACGGCGGTCGTCGCCGCGACGTTGATGGTTGGCACCGAGGCGGCCGCCACCAACTACACGCTGTGGATCCACGGCCGGAACGGCGGGACGACGCAGGCGGGCAACTACGGCGACTTCAGCTACTGGGGGCCGGCGGGCACCGCCGCGGGGGTGAACAAGAAGGCGGTGAACTGGAACGGCAAGGAGCGCGTCGGCGGGCAGAACGCGCGCATCCGCGACGCGCTGGACTGTTTCTGCACCGGCGACAACTGGTGCTACATCGCCGCGCACAGCGCGGGGGACCTCCAGATCGGCTACGCGCTGGCCCTGTATGGCGGCAGCGCGCGCTACAAGAAGAACGCGACGCCCAACGCCAGCGGCGTCTGTGGCAACACCGACGGCACCACCCAGACGGGCTGGAACATCAAGTGGGTGAACGTGGCGTCGGGCGCTGGCGGTGGCAGCGAGCTGGCGGACGTAGGCGAGTGGGCGGTGAACGAGCCGCTGGTGAGCGACCTGGTCACCACGACGGCCCGGGCGATGTACGACCACAACGCCACGCGCGGCGTCTGGTTCTACATGTTCGCGGGCGCCAAGGGGACGCTGTACTCGGGGCTCCTCCCGGGCCAGGACGACGAGGCGGTCTCCTACCACTCGACGGGCGGCGTCTCCGGCGACGCCGGCAGCTCGCAGTGCAACCCGGGTGACTGGTTCTGCGGGGGCACGCTCACCACCGGCACCTCGAAGACGAGCGACGGCCGCGCGAAGTGGAGCTTCCACACCGTGTCGCTGCGCGACGACGGCGAGTCCTTCAACCACTACGCCAATGGCAACTGGGGTGGCATCGTCGCCAAGGTCCGCGAGGACGTGGTGAAGTACGCCTACTGAGCCCGTCGCGCGCGCTGAAGCACCATGACCCCCACCAGCTCCGCCTCCTCCGCTGCCACTCGCGCGCGCCGCGCCGGGTGGGCTGTCTTGTCGTTGTGCGTGGTGCTGGGCGCCGTGGGGTGGTGGGGGCTTGGGGGCGACGCCGAGGGCGCGCCAGGAGCCTCCGGGACGGAGGGCGCCACGGCCGTGGGCAGGCGGGGCCCCGCGATGGCCGCGTCCCCCGGGAAGGCTTCGGGGGGAGGCGGTTCGGCGGGCGGGTCCGTCGCCGCGGCCTCTTCCGGCGCGCCGGGGGGGCGGGACTCGCCCACGCCCCGGGAGCGTGAGCGCGAGGAGCTGAAGGCGCTGTGGCGGCAACGGCTGGAGCGCGCGAAGCGGACGCTGGAGTCCTATGTCGCGGCCACGCGCTACCCGCCGCAGTCCCGGCCCATCGAGGAGCACCCGGACCAGGTGACGCTGGCCGAGCCCGAGCGGCTGCGGCCGTTGAGCCGCGAGCATCCGGAGCTGCAGCTGCGCCTCAAGCAGGACCGCGTGTTCGTGGTGGGCGACGAGGCGGTGCACTTCTTCGTGTCCTGCGAGGACGCGCAGCGCCAGCCACGGCCCTGCCAGGTGTTGTCCGCCTCCGCGCACGAGGCCGAGTACGTCCAGGGCGCGGGCATGATGCCCGCGGTGCCCGTCGTCTTCACGGACGACGGCGTGGGCGGCGACGCGGTCGCGAAGGACGGGGTCTTCACCGGCCGGCTCCAGCCGTCGAAGCAGGGCTTCCCGCTGTTCTCCGGCACGCTGCGCGTGGACGTGGTGGTGCGCTCGGACCGGGCGGAGGGCACGGCCTTCCTGGACATCCTCTACACGCCCTCTCCGCCGGCGACGTTCACCGGCAAGGTGCGCGAGGAGGTGTCGGCCGGCTCGCTGCTGCTCTATCTGGGAATCAATGTCCGCAAGGCGGGCCGGTACGTGGTGGCGGGCCGCGTGGACACGGAAGGGGGCGAGCCCTTCGCGCACGTGTCCTTCAACGAGGAGCTGAAGGAGGGCGCGCAGGAGGTGAAGCTCACCGTCTTCGGCAAGCTCATCCGCGACGAGGACCCCTCCTTCCCGCTGAAGCTGCGTGACGTGGAGGGCTTCCTGCTCAAGGAGTCCGGAGACCCGGACCGGGAGTTGATGGCCACGCTGCGCGGCGAGGTCCACACCACGCACGACTACCAGGCCTCCTCCTTCTCCCCCGACGAGTGGCAGGGCGAGGTGCGCCGCCGCTACATCGACGAGTACACGAACGACGTCCTCGACGCTCAGCGCCAGCTCGAGCTGCTCGTCGCGGAGGAGGAGGGCAAGAAGCCGCCGCCGGGCGACGGCGACAAGTCCCCGCCGTGAGCGGCGCTCAGCGCTCGGGCCGCGCCGCCACCGCGACGGAGTCGTCCGGGGCCGCGTCCTGGCCGAGGATGGGCGCGCCCAGCATCCGCGCCGCCGCCAGTTGACGCGGCTCCAACCCGGCCTCCCACGTGTCCTGCGTCGCCGCCACCACGTCCACGCCCTGGGCCCCCGGCGCGGAGCTCGCCGGCACGCTGGCCGCGAGGGGGTCGGCCGCCAGGGAGCCGAGCACGCCCGCGAACGCCGCGTCCGCCGGACCCGGCTCGTCCACCACCATGTCGCCCAGGTCGCTCGTGTCGGCGAGGAACTCCTCGGGGCCCGCGGGCCGCGTGTCGGGCGGGGTCCACCGCGCCTCCGAGGGCGTCAGGGACTCCATGCCCTCCTCGAAGAAGTCCTGGTCCAGCGCCAGCCCGGGCGAAGCGCGTCCCGACGGCGTCGGCGCGCCGAGCATGGACAGCAGGTCCTCCGGGTCCGTCACGCCGGAGCTGGACGTGTCCAGGTTGTGCAGCTCCCAGGCCGCGTCGTCCGGGGAGAGGATGTCGGCCGCGTCCGGCGCACTGGTGCCGCGGCGCGACGTCGCGCCCGCCATGGCCCCCACGGGCTCGCGGGGCGCGCCCAGCGACGAGGGGAGCTGCGCGCCCAGCCGCTGCGCGTAGCGGGGCGCGGCGGCTTCGAAGGAGCTCTCGCCGGAGAACACGCGCAGCGATTCGTGCTCCAGGTCGCGGCGCGAGGCGCCCTCGTCGAGCCCGTCCAGATCCAACGCGGCGAACACCGAGTCCGCGCCATCCGCGCCGTCCGCCTGGAAGTCGCTCTCGTCGGAGAAGCCGCGCCGCACCTTCGTCACCGGCTCGAGCGGCTCCTGCTTCGCCAGGGGCGAGACGTGGGTATCGACGTCGAGCGACGTGCGCCGCAGCGAGGACAGGAGGCTCGAGGACAGGCGGCGGATGGACGTCATGCGTCACCTCGGACGAAGGCACACTTCGGGCTGCATCCGTATTGTCGTCAGGGGCCGTGGGAAGTTGCCAGCCGCGCCGGGTGGGCATGGCGTCCACCGGGTGGGATGGTGAGCCCCCTCCTCAGGTGTGGGGCGGCAACCCCACGAACCCGACATGCGGCCCGGATGCGGCGCATTGCAACGTCGGCCACCGAACGAGTGTGAGGACCGCTCCCAGGTCCAATGGCACTCAGGTCACAGCCGCCGCACAAAGCGAGGTATCCGTAGTGGGCGCCCACCTGGGGATGGGGGCTGGCCTCCAGCTTGCTGGAGGAAGCGGTTCGAGGAGGCAGTGTGATGCTGCGTATCGACAGCGCGGGACAGACCCATATCGGTCGCCGGCCCCACAACGAGGACTCGTTCTGCGTCCTGCCGGAGCTGGGCCTGTACGTCGTGGCGGATGGGCTGGGTGGGCAGGAGGGTGGCGAGGTCGCCAGCCGATGCGTGGTGGATACCTTCGCGGGCCTGGGGCAGCGCTGGGAGCGGGAGTCCGAGGCGGTCTGGCCGGAGGTGGCGGATCCACGGCGTTCGCGCGAGGAGAACCTGCTGGCCGCCTGTTCGCACCTGGCGCAGCGCAACCTCCAGGCCCAGCGCGTGGGGCGGTTGAGCGAGATGGCGTCGACGGTGGTCGCGGTGGCGCTGGGGCCCGCGGGCGCGGCGGTGGCGCACGTGGGCGACAGCCGCCTGTACCGGCTGCGCGGGGGCCGGGTGGAGCCGCTGACGCGCGACCACTCCTTCCTGGAGGAGCTCAAGGACGTGGGCATGGAGCCCCCCGGGGGCGCGTCCAACTGGCGCCACCTCATCACCCGCGCGCTCGGCACGGACAACGCGGAGCCCACGCTGCAGCGGCTCCAGACGCAGCCGGGCGACGTCTTCCTGCTGTGCTCGGACGGCCTCTACGAGCCGCTGGGCCTGGAGGGGCTGTCGCGCCGGCTGACGCTCGCGAACGCGCGGGAGATCTGCGACGCGCTGGTGGCGGACGCCTTCGAGGCGGGGGGCAAGGACAACATCACCGCCGTCGTGGTGCGCGTCGCGGACGCCTGAGCTCGGGGGACTCGCACGCTTCCTGGCGGGGCGGGTCATACCCTGAGTGCCGGGTCATCCTCGCCATACTGCGCAAGGTCCGGGGGTTGGGGTAGGGTGGAGACCCAAGGCTTTCCTGGCCTCGCTGTTTCCCCCGCTTCGTCCGACATCGCAGCGCATGACGCATAGCCTTGCCGCGCGCCTGACCGCCGCCATCACCCTGGTCATCCTGGTCCTCACCGCGCTGTGCGTGACGTTCACGGGCGTGGTGTTGCGCTCCCGGATGAACGCGGAGCTGGCCCTTGCCCTTTCGCAGGACGAAGCCGCCTGGAGCCGCCTGGTGACGCAGGAGGCCCGGACGCTGAAGGTCCTGATGCGCGGCCTCGCGGCGGATCCCCGCCTGGGCGCGTTGCTCGCCCGGGAGAAGGTGGACGTGGAGGCGCTGCGCGCGTTCACGATGGCCCAGAAGGCGGTGGTGTCCGTGGAGCTGCTGTTGGTGGCGGACGCCGAGGGCCGGCCGCTGGCGGGGAGCTTCACGGACCAGCTGGGGTCGCTCGCGGAGCGGGTGGCGACGGATGCGCCCGGGGTGCTCTTCGTGGGGCCGACGCCGTACTGGGTGGTGTCGCGCCCGGTGGAGCAGGAGGGCCGGCGGCTGGGGCACCTGGTGCTGGGCAGCCGGTTCGACGACGCGCCGCTGAAGGAGGTGCGCAAGCAGCGGGGCGTGGAGCTGGTGCTGCGAGCGGGCGCGCGGGTGGTGGCGCAGGCGCTGGACACGGTGTCGCCGAACGCGCTGCTCGTGATGGTGGACGCGGAGGCCGTGGAGGCCCAGGGGCGGGTGGAGGTGGAGGGGGCGAGCTTCCGGGTGGCGCGTCAACCGCTGGGAGGTGGACTGGAGCTGGTGCTCGCGCGCGACGAGAGCGCGGAGGCGTCGCGGTTCGGGACGGCGGTGTGGCTCATCGTCTCGTTGGGGCTCTTCACGGCGTTGTCGGCGGGGTTCGTCATCTTCCTGCTGGTGCGGCGGATGACGGGGCCGCTGCGCGAGCTGACCGCGGCGACGGAGCGGGTGGTGGCGGAGGGCGACTTCCGGGGCACGTTGGAGGTGCGCTCCCAGGACGAGATTGGCCGGCTGGCCGCGTCCTTCGTGGAGATGATGTCGCAGTTGCGCTCGTTGCTGATGGCGTTGAAGGGCTCCGCCGAGCAGCTCGAGCAGGCCGCGACGCACCTGACCGAGACCGCGGTGGAGCAGAACGAGGCGGTGTCGCAGCAGGCGGTGGCGTTGCACGAGACGCAGCTGGCGGCGCAGCAGCTCCAGGAGTCGTCGCGCGCGGCGGCGAAGCGCGTGGAGATCATCCAGCGCGAGGCGGAGAAGGCCAGCGGCTTCGGCGAGGCGGGCGAGGCGGCGGTGCTGGGGAGCGTGGGAGGGCTGACGCACATCCGCTCGTACGTCGAGCAGATTGGCCGCACCATCGCGGAGCTGCACCAGCGCACCCGGCAGGTGGGGGACATCACCCGCACGGTGAAGGACCTGGCGGACCAGTCCAACGTGCTGGCGCTCAACGCCTCCATCGAGGCGGCGCGCAGCGGGGATTCGGGGCGCGCCTTCTCCGTGGTGGCGAGGAACATGCGTTCGTTGGCGGACCAGTCCGCGGGGGCGACCACGCGCGTGCAGGGCATCCTCGGCGACATCGGTCGCGCCATCGGCGACGCGGTGCGCATCAGCGAGGGCGGCGCGCGCGAGGTCGAGGGGGGCCTGGAGCAGGTCCACGCGGCTGGGGAGAGCCTGCGCTCGCTGGCGAGCATCATCCAGAGCAACGGCCAGACGGTGCGCAGCATCTCCGACGCGGTGAGGCAGCAGGACGCCGGCATCGCGGAGCTCTTCGCCGCGCTCAGCTCCATGGCGGACGTGGCGGACCAGATCGTCGACCGCATGGCCGCCAGCGAGCAGGCCGCCATCCAGCTCTCCGCCGCCTCCGGCGAGCTGAGCGCCATTGTCGGGCGCTATCAGCTCTGAGGCGTCGGGCGGGGACTCGGCTCGCCCCCGCTGTCGGAGCGCCATCGTCGAGCGCCACCCGCCGCTCCGAGGCGCCATGCGGGCGGCCCGGCTCGCCCTCGCCGCTGGCGAGTCGAGCGTCGAGCGAAGGTGTCATCAGTGCCGAAGTGCCGCGCGTGATGCTCAGCCCAGCTCGCCGCCGTCGATGGCGTAGGCCGCGCCGGTGATGGCGGCCGCCGCGTCCGAGGCGAGGAACATGACGAGCGCGGTGACCTCCTCCGGCTGGATGATGCGGCCCAGCGCGTTCATCGAGGCCAGGGCCTCGCGGGCCTGGTCGCCGGAGCGCCCGGTGGTCTGGCTGATGGCCGCCGTCGCATTGGCGAACATGTCCGTCTCCACCCAGCCCGGGTTCACCTGGTTCACGGTGATGTTCTTCTTCGCGTACTCCACGGCCAGCGCGCGCGTCAGGCCCAGCAGCGCGTGCTTGGACGCGCAGTAGATGGACGTGTACTTCATGCCGCGCTCGGCGGCCATGGAGCCGATGTTGATGACGCGACCGCCGCCGGCCTTGGCCATGGCGGGCATCAGCTCGCGGCACAGCAGGAAGGGCGCCGTCACGTTCACGGCCATCACCCGCGCCACGTCGGCGGTGCTCGTCTTGGTCAGCGGCGCGGACACGGTGATGCCCGCGTTGTTCACGATGACCGTCGGCGGGCCCTCCGCGAGAATCGTCTTCGTGGCCGCGAGCAGGGCCTCCTCGTTCGCCACGTCCACGACGAGCGGACGGATGCGCTCGCCACCTTCCTTCGCGAGCGACTCGAGCGCGTCCGCCGCGCGCGCGAGCGCCCAGACGCGATAGCCCTCGCGGGCGAAGGACAGCGCCACGGTGCGGCCGATGCCACGGCTCGCGCCTGTCACCACCACGGTCTTCTGGGTCGTCGTCATGCGCGGAAGCCTAGCGCCGCCGCGCCGCGTGGGCACCCGCTGGATTGCAAACACTCACCCCGTGGGGGCAAGCGTGGCGGGAGGCGCTCCGGCGGCCTGTACCCGCTTGCCAACGCGCTCCAATCCCTCGCCCGGGCGTGGACCCGCGGGGAGTCCTCGAAGGCCGTGCCCCGCCAGTGGTCCAGCACCGGGGTGAAAAGCCCGGAGTGTCCCTGGTGCCGCGCGTGGTGCATGGCATGGAAGGTGGGCGTGAAGACGACGCGCCCAGCCCCGCGGCCCACGCCTCGCTGCGCGGTTGACCGGGCGCCAGTGTCTTGCGGTAGACGCGCGGCGTTCCGCCTGGCGGAATCGGGTGACGCGCAGCCCGAGCCCCACCCTTCCGGCGCGTGCCCGCGGACTTTCGGGATGCCAGCGCCGGCGGCTCGCGCGGGTCGCGCCCCGCGTTTGACGCTCCGGGAGGCGGGCATTAGGAGGGCGGCATGCCGCGCGCCGACATCACCGACCTCTTGAGAATCGACGACCTGCTGTCCCCGGAGGAGAAGGCCGCTCGCGACACGGTGGCCCGCTTCGTGGACCGCGAGGTGCTGCCCATCATCGGAGGGCACTTCCGGGACGGGACGTTCCCGCTCCACCTGGTGCCCCAGCTCGCGGAGATGGGGGTGCTCGGCGCCAACCTCCAGGGCCACGGTTGCGCGGGGATGAACACCGTCAGCTACGGGCTCATCCTCCAGGAGCTGGAGCGGGGCGACTCCGGCCTGCGCTCGTTCGCGTCCGTGCAGGGCTCGCTGTGCATGTTCCCCATCCACGCCTACGGCAGCGACGAGCAGAAGGCGCGCTTCCTGCCGGAGATGGCCCGGGGGCGCGTCATCGGCTGCTTCGGCCTCACCGAGCCGGACTTCGGCTCCAACCCGGGCGGCATGCGCACGCGCGCGCGCAAGGACGGCGACGGCTACGTGCTCGACGGCACGAAGACCTGGATCACGAACGGCGCCATCGCCGACGTCGCGGTGGTGTGGGCCAAGACGGACGACGGCGGCCCCGAGTCCGTGCGCGGCTTCCTGGTGGAGAAGGGCACGCCGGGCTTCACCGCGCGCGACATCCCCGGCAAGTTCTCCCTGCGCGCCTCCGTCACCAGCGAGCTGTCCTTCCAGGAAGTGCGCGTGCCCGCGCGCAACGTGCTGCCCGGCGTGGTGGGCCTGCGCGGGCCGCTGTCGTGCCTCAACAACGCGCGGCTGGGCATCGCCTTCGCCGTCACGGGCGCGGCCATCGCCTGCTTCGAGGGCGCGAGGGAGTACGCGCTGTCGCGCGCCTCGTTCCAGGGCAAGCCCGTGGCGGGCTTCCAGCTCACGCAGGAGAAGCTGGCGGACATGCTCCAGGAGATCGTCAAGGCGCAGCTGCTGGCGCTGCGCGTGGCGCGCCTCAAGGACGAGGGCCAGGTGACGCCCGTCATGGTGAGCCTGGCCAAGCGCAACAACGTGAAGAGCGCGCTGGAGATTGCCCGCGTCGCGCGGAGCATCTACGGCGCCAACGGCATCACCGACGCGTACCCGCCCGTGCGCCACATGCTCAATCTGGAGTCCGTCTTCACCTACGAGGGCACCCACGAGGTGCACACGCTGGTGCTCGGCAAGGCCATCACCGGCCTGGATGCCTTCGACTGAAAGGACGCCTCGCGCTCGCACGGCGCCTCCCTCCGCCCGGGACAGGGGGAGGGAGGCGGCTTCGTGTGAGGGGGAATCAGCCGTTGTCCGGCGTCGGCTCGGTGCTGGCGGGGGCTTCGGAGGCCTCGGGGGCCGCCGGGGCCTCGGCGTCGGCCTCGGGCTCGTCGGAGAGCTCCGGCGCGGTGCCCGCGGCCTCGGCCGCCTGCTGCGCCTTGAGCTCCTCGTCGTTCATGAAGCCGATGGGGCTGTCCTTCCGGTTGAGGAAGCGCACCGCCTTCTTCGAGAGCGCGAACATCTGCTCCGCCGTCGCGGCGGGGACCAGGGAGTGCTCGATTTGAGCGGGGTCCGGCCGTTCGACCACGGCCAGCTCGCCCTCCTCGAGGCGCTTGGCCTGCTCCGGGCTCAGCTCGAGCCGGCGCAGCTTCCCCTTGCGCGTCATGAAGTAGAACGCCGTCTCCCCGGGCTCCAGCGTCACCTGGGCGCCGAGCGCCAGCTCGCGCAGGGCGCGGTCCAGTTCGATCTGCCGCTTGGACTCCGCGCGCTGATAGGCCTTGGAGCCCGGCATGGGCGGCAGCTTGGGGATGGGACGTTCCGCGGGAGCGGCCGCGGGGCGTCCGTGGTGCGAGGGGCCACCGCCGTGGCGGGGCGCGCCGTGATGGCGAGGACCTCCACCGCCAGGCCGTCCACCGCCACCACCGCCAGGGCGACCGCCGCCGCCTTCGCGAGGGCCACGGTCCTCACCCCGGGGCGCGCCCCCGGCTGTCCGGTTCTCGTCACGGCGGGGAGGCGGACGGTTGCCGCCTGGACGCCCGCCCTCCTGGGACGACGGACGCCGGGCTTCCGCCTGGCTGGCCGCCGCATCAGCCTTCTTCGACTGTTCCTCGGTGACGAGGCCCGCCTTCAACAACTTGTCGCGCAGGTTCTGCATGAGATGGGCGTTCTATCCCTTGCACGGCCGCACGCAAGCCGCTGCTTGCCGCTCCTGTATGCGCCACGTAACTTGCCGCCCCCGTGGTACCCCCTCCGGAGGAGCCGTGAGTCGTCTGAAGAAGTCCGTCTTCACCCTCGCCCTGGCCCTGGCGGCCGCGGGCTGCTCGGACCCGGTCGACAAGGCGGCCAAGGCGCGCATCTTCTCGCCGGAGGACCCGCCCAAGGTGGTGGCGTCCGCCCAGCAGAAGCTCCCCCCCGAGGACGTAGCGGACAACCCTCAGGTGGCGCGCCGCATCCTGGGCATGGACGCCGCCGAGGTGACGGAGCGTCTGGGGCCCCATCGCTTCCAGTCCACCGTCAGCTACGAGTGGACGGCCGCCGACTCCAACCCGGTGAAGCTCACGGAGACGCGCTCGTTCCGCGCGGGCCCCGGTGGGGTCAGCGGGGACTTCCATGGCGTGCTGGAGAACTCCCGGGACCAGGGCCTGGAGGTGATGCGGGTGGGGGGGCAGGTGTTCGCCCGCAACCGGTATGGCCCGTTCCGTCAGCGTCTGCGCGACCGCGGCATGGCCGAGCGCACGCGCTCGGAGCTGACCGGCGCCATCCGTGACTTCGACAGCCTCTTCCAGGGCCGGCT
It contains:
- a CDS encoding SDR family NAD(P)-dependent oxidoreductase → MTTTQKTVVVTGASRGIGRTVALSFAREGYRVWALARAADALESLAKEGGERIRPLVVDVANEEALLAATKTILAEGPPTVIVNNAGITVSAPLTKTSTADVARVMAVNVTAPFLLCRELMPAMAKAGGGRVINIGSMAAERGMKYTSIYCASKHALLGLTRALAVEYAKKNITVNQVNPGWVETDMFANATAAISQTTGRSGDQAREALASMNALGRIIQPEEVTALVMFLASDAAAAITGAAYAIDGGELG
- a CDS encoding acyl-CoA dehydrogenase family protein; this encodes MPRADITDLLRIDDLLSPEEKAARDTVARFVDREVLPIIGGHFRDGTFPLHLVPQLAEMGVLGANLQGHGCAGMNTVSYGLILQELERGDSGLRSFASVQGSLCMFPIHAYGSDEQKARFLPEMARGRVIGCFGLTEPDFGSNPGGMRTRARKDGDGYVLDGTKTWITNGAIADVAVVWAKTDDGGPESVRGFLVEKGTPGFTARDIPGKFSLRASVTSELSFQEVRVPARNVLPGVVGLRGPLSCLNNARLGIAFAVTGAAIACFEGAREYALSRASFQGKPVAGFQLTQEKLADMLQEIVKAQLLALRVARLKDEGQVTPVMVSLAKRNNVKSALEIARVARSIYGANGITDAYPPVRHMLNLESVFTYEGTHEVHTLVLGKAITGLDAFD
- a CDS encoding DUF2058 family protein; translated protein: MPGSKAYQRAESKRQIELDRALRELALGAQVTLEPGETAFYFMTRKGKLRRLELSPEQAKRLEEGELAVVERPDPAQIEHSLVPAATAEQMFALSKKAVRFLNRKDSPIGFMNDEELKAQQAAEAAGTAPELSDEPEADAEAPAAPEASEAPASTEPTPDNG